The sequence CGCCGCCAGCCCCAGCCCCAGCAGGGACGCCACCAGCAGCAGCGCCGTCTCCCAGCGGTCCGTCAGCAGCGCCGCATGGTTCTCCCGCGCCAGCCGCGCCAGCACCTTGCGCTCCAGCCGGGCCTGCGCCTCGCGCACCCGCCCGTGGGCCCGGGCCAGCCGCTCGCGCGCCAGCTTCTGCTCCCGCGGCGTGGGGGTGTCCAGCAGGGCGCGCAGGGCGGTGTCGTGCACCTGCTCGGCCTCACCCACCTCCTCCAGGAGCGCCTGGTCCTCGGCGGCGGTCAGCCGTTCGCGCAGCCGCTGCTCGGTGTCCAGGAAGCGTTGCCGGGCCCGCGCCGTGTCCTGCACGAGCGACTGTCCGCCCGCCAGCAACGCGCTGTTGGCCAGGGACACCTTGTCGCTGAAGGCGCGCCCCAGCTGCCCCACCTCCTGCAGGTCCAGGGAGCGCTCCATCACCCGCGACTGCACGGAGTTGCGCGTCGTCAGCAGCGCGCCCACCGCCATGGCCAGCAGGACGAACGCCAGCACGAGGCTCGCCCCGAGCCCCCACCCGTCCTCCTGTGCCAAGCGCCTGGGACCTGCCATGGGTGTCCCTTCCCCGCCGGACGCACGTGTCCGCTCTCGCCCCCGCGTCCGTTCACGGTGGGGGCCCCCCGCCCCCGCGCCCACCCCCCTCCCCGGTCCACGCGGTGTCCACCAGTGCGCGCCTTCCCGGCGGGCGGGGTGGGACAGTGACGCCTTTCCGACCGCTGGCGACCCACCGGGGCTTGCCGCCGCTTCGCGGGCACCGGTCGGGTCCCCACCCTCGGACGCGGGTCCGATGACGGGCGGGCCCTTCACGGGTGGCGGGAACGGGGCATGGGGCGGACAGGCTGGCTGGCGGGATGGGTGGTCCTCCTGGGGCTGTGGACGGCGTGCGGCCGGACGTTGCCCGACGACACGTCCTCCGGGCTGTTGAGCCAGAAGCCCCCGTCCTTCTGCACGCGCATGACGTGCGAGTCCCAGGGGCTGGACTGCGGCTACGCCATCGACGGGTGCGGCGGCACGCTCCACTGTGGCGAGTGCGCGGAGGGCCAGGCCTGCGGCGGAGGCGGCGTGCCCAACGTCTGCGGCCCCATGCCCTGCGTGCCCACCCCCTGCGCGGCGCGGGGAGCCACCTGCGGCGCGCTTAACGACGGCTGCGGCGGCGTGCTGGACTGCGGCACCTGCGCGACGCCGGAGGTCTGCGGAGGCGCTGGCGTGCCCAACGCCTGCGGGCCCCCGGCCTGTGTCCCCGCCACCTGCGCGGCGCTGGCCAAGAACTGCGGGCAGGTCGCGGACGGCTGCGGCGGCGTCCTGGAGTGCGGCGCCTGCGGACCGGACGAGACGTGCGGCGGGGGCGGCACCGCCAACGTGTGCGGCCGCGCCCCGTGCGTCCCCACCACCTGTGAGGCCCTGGGCAAGGACTGCGGCCCGGTGTCCGACGGCTGCGGCGGCGTCCTGGAGTGCGGCGCGTGCGGCGAGGGGCTCACCTGCGGCGCGGCCGGCGTGGCCAACGTCTGCGCCACGCCCCAGTGTCAGGCGGCCACCTGCGCCACGCTGGGAAGGGACTGCGGCGAGGCTCTGGACGGCTGCGGCGGCGTCCTGGAGTGCGGCGCCTGCGCGGCGGACGCGACGTGCGGCGGAGGCGGACAGGCCAACGTCTGCGGCGCCGGCACCTGCGTGCCCACCACCTGCGCGGCCCTGGGCGTCAACTGCGGCCGGGTGTCCGACGGCTGCGGCGCGGTGCTGGAGTGCGGAGGCTGCCTCGGCTCCGAGTCGTGCGGCGGTGCGGGGGTGCCCAACGTCTGCGGCAAGGCCGCGTGCACGCCGTCCACCTGCCAGGCGCTGGGCAAGAACTGCGGGCAGGTCGCGGACGGCTGCGGCGGGATGCTCGACTGTGGCGCGTGCGCGGAAGGCCAGGCGTGCGGCGGGGGCGGCACCGCCAACGTCTGCGCGGCGCCCGGCTGCCGCCCGGCCACCTGCGGCTTCCTGGGCGCGACGTGCGGCGCGGTGGCGGACGGCTGCGGCGGGACGCTGGAGTGTGGCACCTGCGCGGCGCCAGAGACCTGCGCCGGCACGGGCGTGCCCAACGTCTGCGCGCCGCCGGAGCCGCTCTGCGTGGACCGGGACCTGGGCAGCGCGCTGCCGGTGTCGCTGACGGGCTCCACCGTGGAGGCCCGGGACGACCACGCCGCCTCCTGCGGGGGCGCGGGCGCGCCGGACCGGGGCTACCTGTGGACGGCGCCGAAGGCGGGCACCTTCACCTTCGACACGGCCCGCTCGGCCATCCGGTCCGTCATCGCCGTGTACGCGGACGGCTGCGGCGGCGAGGAGCTGGCGTGCGCGAAGGACGGCATCAGCTACGGCGGCGGGTCCCGGGTGGCGGTGACGCTGACCCAAGGCCAGCGCGTCCTGGTGACGGTGGACGCCCTGGCCGGCGAGTCCTTCACCCAGGGCTCCTTCCAGCTCCACATCGACGAGCTGCGCTCCAGCGAGGCCGGGGCCTGCTTCGACAACATGGACAACGACGGGGACCGCTGGGTGGACTGCGCGGACACCGAGTGCCGCGACGACCCCCGCTGCAAGGGCCAGGGCTGCGCCCACCACGACCTGGGCAGTGCCCTGCCCCTCACCTTCCAGGGGGAGACGGCCCTCTCCGGCGACGGCTTCCAGGGCACCTGCGGCGCGCTGCTCCAGCAGGACCGCGCCCACCTCTGGACGGCGCCCAAGGCCGGCACCTTCGTCTTCGACACCTCCCCCGCCGGGGACCCGGACGCGGGCGGCCACGCCCTGTACCTCCTCACCGGCTGCCGGGGTACGGAGCTGGGCTGCGCCGCGAACCCACATCCCACGACAAAGGACGCCCCGGCGCTGAAGCTCACCCTGGCCCAGGGGCAGACGGTGCTGGTGGTGGTGGACGGCATGGCCCGGCCGGACCGGGACACCCCCATCCGCTACACCCTC comes from Corallococcus macrosporus and encodes:
- a CDS encoding tryptophan synthase alpha chain; translated protein: MGRTGWLAGWVVLLGLWTACGRTLPDDTSSGLLSQKPPSFCTRMTCESQGLDCGYAIDGCGGTLHCGECAEGQACGGGGVPNVCGPMPCVPTPCAARGATCGALNDGCGGVLDCGTCATPEVCGGAGVPNACGPPACVPATCAALAKNCGQVADGCGGVLECGACGPDETCGGGGTANVCGRAPCVPTTCEALGKDCGPVSDGCGGVLECGACGEGLTCGAAGVANVCATPQCQAATCATLGRDCGEALDGCGGVLECGACAADATCGGGGQANVCGAGTCVPTTCAALGVNCGRVSDGCGAVLECGGCLGSESCGGAGVPNVCGKAACTPSTCQALGKNCGQVADGCGGMLDCGACAEGQACGGGGTANVCAAPGCRPATCGFLGATCGAVADGCGGTLECGTCAAPETCAGTGVPNVCAPPEPLCVDRDLGSALPVSLTGSTVEARDDHAASCGGAGAPDRGYLWTAPKAGTFTFDTARSAIRSVIAVYADGCGGEELACAKDGISYGGGSRVAVTLTQGQRVLVTVDALAGESFTQGSFQLHIDELRSSEAGACFDNMDNDGDRWVDCADTECRDDPRCKGQGCAHHDLGSALPLTFQGETALSGDGFQGTCGALLQQDRAHLWTAPKAGTFVFDTSPAGDPDAGGHALYLLTGCRGTELGCAANPHPTTKDAPALKLTLAQGQTVLVVVDGMARPDRDTPIRYTLHVTEWVASEAGHCHDGADNDADGRADDADPDCREP